A window of Cryptomeria japonica chromosome 3, Sugi_1.0, whole genome shotgun sequence contains these coding sequences:
- the LOC131874333 gene encoding uncharacterized protein LOC131874333 → MGVWLETTGEMRIGLSLASIVQENKRLSASPRKGKRKLEKGGPSKEESIQSKKSKSTTRMKTQEDKNDIEETGKNGSEMETNESGGEESWKDEDMGAEEDEAKDVSSQDSPIHSASLGNDNSQPMVEKDDKVNKEKDMDSEREKDKEPEKETTKDSLSKDK, encoded by the exons ATGGGGGTTTggttagagactactggagaaatgagaattggattgagtttagccagcaTTGTCCAg GAAAACAAGAGGTTGTCTGCTTCTCcaaggaaaggcaagagaaagctggAGAAAGGCGGACCCAGCAAGGAAGAGTCGATTCAGAGCAAAAAAAGCAAGAGCACTACTAGGATGAAAacccaagaggacaagaatgaCATAGAGGAAACTGGAAAAAATGGTAGTGAAATGGAAACAAATGAGTCTGGaggtgaggaaagttggaaagatgaggacatGGGTGCAGAGGAAGATGAAGCTAAGGATGTGTCCAGCCAAGATAGTCCAATtcacagtgctagcttaggcaatgaCAACAGCCAGCCTATGGTGGAGAAGGATGATAAGGTTAATAAGGAAAAAGATATGGATTCTGAGAGGGAGAAGGATAAGGAACctgagaaggaaacaactaaggATAGTCTAAGTAAGGATAAGTAG